The Lysinibacillus irui sequence GCCATAAGCCTGTACAGCATCTGTATGGAATGTAGCCTTATGATTACGCAATAGCTCACCAATTTCCGCAATAGGCTGAATCGTACCTACCTCATTATTACCATACATAATCGTTACTAAAATGGTATCTTCACGGAGTGCTTTTTGGACATCCTCCACCGCTACACGTCCCATTTGGTCTACTGGTAAATAGGTCACGTCGAAGCCTTCCCGTTCAAGTTTTTCACAAGTATGTAACACCGCATGATGCTCAACTTGAGTTGTAATAATGTGTTTTCCTTCATTCGCACGGGCATAGACAGTCCCAAAGATAGCCGTATTATCAGCTTCCGTACCACCACTTGTTAAAATAATCTCCCCCGCCTGAGCACCAATGGAATTGGCTAATACCTCACGAGCATCGTCCAAATATTTTCGTGCTTCTCGACCTGCTCCATGAATACTTGATGCGTTGCCAAATACTTGCTGCATAGCAGTTGTCATCGCTTCTATGACTTGGCCGTTCATCGGAGATGTGGCTGCATGATCGAGATAGATATATGAATTCATGTTTAAAAAACTCCTTTTTGATAAAAAGCGCTGGAACCCACATTGATTATCATTCGCTTGTCAAAAGCATTCAGCTTGAAGTCCATTACTTCAACCAACATATGATAAGAATGGGGGAGCAGCGCTTTAGCCTAAACATTTTAAATATAGAACATATAGCCTTCTGCTACATTTTCTTCTGTATATTGTGCTAAATCTTCAATTGTTGTTGTATCTAATACATTTTTTACCGCATCACGAATACGAAGCCATAGCTCTCGTTGTGGTGCTTCCTCATTTTCGATACCCTCTACAGGTTGAATCGGCCCTTCTAGTACACTAATAACATGGGCAGCTGAAATTTCGCTAGGTGGATTCGCTAGCATATAACCACCATAAGCACCACGTACACTTTTTACTAAGCCTGAATTACGAAGCGGGGACACTAATTGCTCTAAATATGCTTCAGAAAGCTCTTTTTCCGCAGCAATTTTACGCAATGGAATAGGTCCTTCCCCATAATGCTTTGCTAATTCAATCATAATCGTAAGCCCATAACGGCCCTT is a genomic window containing:
- the cymR gene encoding cysteine metabolism transcriptional regulator CymR, with protein sequence MKISTKGRYGLTIMIELAKHYGEGPIPLRKIAAEKELSEAYLEQLVSPLRNSGLVKSVRGAYGGYMLANPPSEISAAHVISVLEGPIQPVEGIENEEAPQRELWLRIRDAVKNVLDTTTIEDLAQYTEENVAEGYMFYI